GAGCCTGTGCTTTGGTGAGCGCGTCGGGGGAGTCCGCGGACACTGGCCATCTCAGATTCCGAGCCTACGCCGCAATGCCAGGAATGCGTTGAGCTGGGCGGGTCGGAGCTTCCCAGGCAGAAAGACGATGCGGCCGCCGTCGCCGTCGAGCAGCAGGGCCTCTGGATCTTCGCCACCTGCGACGCGAGCAGCAAGCGCGGCTACGGCAGGAACGATCCGCTCGCCTGCGGCGCGCGCTTGTTCGGGGCTCATCTCCAGCGTGGGAATCGTGGTTTCCACACGGATGATCCGATCGGCGAGGTAGCGGCGCCAGCCGTGCCGCGCTGGCCCTGGCCCCGCTTCGCTCCCGCCGCCCGTGGCCTGCCGCCGGCCCCGCGCCGGAGCTGTCCTCTCCTTCAGCTGAGGCGCGTCCGGCTTCCCCGCTGCACGCGAGCGCTGCTTGTGGAGCACGGCGCGAAGCATCTCGAACCGCTGCCCATCCGGCTTGCGGGCGGCCCGCAGCAGCACGGGTAGGGCGAGGCTGGCGAAATCCTCCTCCGCGAGACTGGCCTGTGCGACCGCGGGAGGCGGAAAGGCGTCGCCGATCGTGAGATAGCGGCTCACGGTGGACTTGACGACCCCGCCCCGCATCTCCCCCAGCTCAGCGAGCGTTGGCACCGCTCCGCGCTCACGCGCGAAATGGTCCCTCAGCTGTACGTATCCCAGCGCCCGCTCCCACGCGGATACGTCCTGCCGGTCGTCGTTCTCCACCTGGCCGAGCAGGTGCGCGGTGAGGTCGTCCACCATCCGCACCACCGCCGGGATGGCCTCCCACCCCAGGATGCCGACCACGCGCCAGCGGCGCTCCCCCGCGACCAGCTCGTACCGTCCGCCGGGCTGGGGTCGCACGACGACCGGCTGCAGCAGCCCGTTCCGGCGGACCGACCCCTCCAGCTCCGCCATCGCGGCCGCCCCGAAGATGCGCCGCGCCTGGTAGGGCGACGGGTCGATCTGCGCGTGGGGAATCCCTCTCACCTCCTCGCCTGCGGCGGGTGGACCTGCGAGCGCCTGGAGTTGCTCTCGGATGACCGCACCCGCGTCGCCCCCGCCGTCGTGCGCGAGCCAGTCGAGCCCGCCTCCGCCGCGGCTTCTTCGGCTTGCGGACTCGCTCACGCCGAGACCCGCGCGGCCAGCGCTTCCGTGTTCACCGCGTGCTCCACCCTGCGGAGGCCCGCCAGCACACTGAGAAGATGCGCAGCGACGACGCGGTAGCCCTCCGATGCGCGCTCCTTCGGCGAGTCGAGCGTCACCGGGCGCCGCGCCTTGTGCGAGTCGGGCACCCGCGCGTCCTCGGGGATGCCGGTCTCCAGCCGGAGCCCAGGGTAGCGCACGTCCAGGAACTCCGCGATCTCCCGCGTGATGCGCCGACGGGCCACCACCCTCGTGAGCAGGACCCGGGTGGGGACGGCCGGCTCGATCACCTTCAGGAGGTCCAGCGTCTCCAGCAGGCCCTCCAGGCCGAGCGGAGTGGTGTCCACGGGCACGAGCAGGAGGTCGGCGACGTCGGCGGCGGCGAGGATGTGAAGGAGCCCGCCCGGCGGGGTGTCGATGATCGCGAGGTCCGCGTCCAGGCGGGGCTCCCAGTCGGGGCGCCCGAAGAACTGGCGGATCTCCGCCGCCGGCGCGAGGCCGAGGGACCGCCCGCCCCGGAACAGCACCGTCCGCTCTTCCAGCTCGGGAACTCCGGCGGGGACCGGGTCGGCGGCCCACGGTTCCCGCACGACGTTCCGGCGCAGCTGGCGGGTGAGCGTGCCCTGCGGGTCGCCGTCCCACACGGCGACCCGCCGCCCGTGCTCCACCGCCCATAGGGCGGCGAGCGCCAGGACGGAGGTCGTCTTCGCGGTGCCGCCCTTCGTGGAGGCGACCATGACCGTCTTCATGGAGATGCGGCGGTGGGTGAGAGGGGATGAGCGAAATGCGTGGCCACCTTACCGGGAGACACCGGGCGCCGGGCGCCCGCCGCGCGTGTCAGCGGTCGGAGCTGCAGACACCGGCCCTCGCGGCCTGTGCGGGCGGAGTCCGGAAGAGCCCGTCGCCGCGGCCCGGAAACGAGGGCAGGTCGAGGACGCTCGGCGCGCGCTCTTCGAGATACCATGCGACCGTCTGCGCGACCGTATCGGGCAGGTCGGGGAAGTGGAGCCCGGCACCTGCCAGCGCCGCACGGAGGGTCAGCGCCCCCGCCGGGCCGCGGGCTCCGCGCGCCATGTGCAGCACGACGTGCTCGGGCGCGGCAAGCACCCACCAGCGGAGCGCGGCGCTGCTCGGGGGCGGCACCGGGCTCCGTCCACGCGGCAGCCGCGTCGCCGCCGCGGCGTGGACACGCTCCATCGCCTCGCTGGCGCGGCCCTCGATCCGCCGCCGCTCCGCACGAAGCGTCCAGGCGTGAAGCTCCGCCGCGGCCCGCAGCCGGCCGGCGAGCACGTCCGCAGTCAGGCCCAGCCTTGCGCCGGCCGACGCGAGCCCGGGGTCGTCCACCATCCGCTCCGCCAGCGCCCGCAACGTCCCCGTGGTG
This sequence is a window from Longimicrobiaceae bacterium. Protein-coding genes within it:
- a CDS encoding ParA family protein, producing MKTVMVASTKGGTAKTTSVLALAALWAVEHGRRVAVWDGDPQGTLTRQLRRNVVREPWAADPVPAGVPELEERTVLFRGGRSLGLAPAAEIRQFFGRPDWEPRLDADLAIIDTPPGGLLHILAAADVADLLLVPVDTTPLGLEGLLETLDLLKVIEPAVPTRVLLTRVVARRRITREIAEFLDVRYPGLRLETGIPEDARVPDSHKARRPVTLDSPKERASEGYRVVAAHLLSVLAGLRRVEHAVNTEALAARVSA
- a CDS encoding ParB/RepB/Spo0J family partition protein, which produces MSESASRRSRGGGGLDWLAHDGGGDAGAVIREQLQALAGPPAAGEEVRGIPHAQIDPSPYQARRIFGAAAMAELEGSVRRNGLLQPVVVRPQPGGRYELVAGERRWRVVGILGWEAIPAVVRMVDDLTAHLLGQVENDDRQDVSAWERALGYVQLRDHFARERGAVPTLAELGEMRGGVVKSTVSRYLTIGDAFPPPAVAQASLAEEDFASLALPVLLRAARKPDGQRFEMLRAVLHKQRSRAAGKPDAPQLKERTAPARGRRQATGGGSEAGPGPARHGWRRYLADRIIRVETTIPTLEMSPEQARAAGERIVPAVAALAARVAGGEDPEALLLDGDGGRIVFLPGKLRPAQLNAFLALRRRLGI